Proteins from one Funiculus sociatus GB2-C1 genomic window:
- a CDS encoding tetratricopeptide repeat protein — protein sequence MQYQYTIKILGLAILLSGLSLNPHSLIPSPQSPVLAQLSAEELFNRGERKYNKGDYSDAVTDFNEALRLDSTLEKAYYRRGLAKRQLGDNSGAIADYTSVLGLNPKNTDAYLSRGAVYAEEKKYREAIEDYTAALKLNSKSAIAYYNRGNALSGLGDSKAAFEDLSKAIRIQPNYANAYVNRGNVRVKLGETKEAIADFTKAASLNPNLAEAYYNRGILRRRMGDIEEAIADYDQAIQRDPNNAAAYYNRAIARHLIGNPQAAIDDYSEAISISPKFAKAFGNRGLIRYETGDARGAIQDLQAAAELFSDQGMTADYQKALQLLRQLR from the coding sequence ATGCAATATCAATACACAATAAAAATTTTGGGACTGGCGATTCTACTGAGTGGATTATCCCTCAATCCCCATTCCCTAATCCCCAGCCCCCAGTCCCCAGTATTAGCTCAATTAAGTGCTGAGGAATTGTTTAATCGGGGCGAACGAAAGTATAACAAAGGTGACTACAGCGATGCTGTCACAGATTTCAATGAAGCACTTCGCCTAGATTCCACCTTGGAAAAAGCTTATTATCGCCGGGGTTTGGCAAAGCGTCAGCTAGGAGATAATTCAGGTGCGATCGCAGACTATACCTCTGTGTTGGGGTTGAATCCTAAAAATACTGATGCGTACTTAAGTCGGGGTGCTGTGTATGCTGAAGAAAAAAAATATCGAGAAGCAATTGAAGATTACACCGCAGCCCTGAAGCTTAATTCAAAGAGTGCGATCGCTTACTACAATCGGGGAAATGCGCTGAGTGGGTTAGGCGATTCTAAAGCGGCTTTTGAGGATTTAAGCAAAGCAATTCGGATACAACCTAACTATGCCAATGCCTACGTGAACCGGGGAAATGTTCGCGTTAAATTAGGTGAAACAAAGGAAGCAATTGCCGATTTTACTAAGGCGGCGAGTCTCAATCCGAATCTAGCAGAAGCTTATTACAACCGAGGGATTCTTCGGCGGCGAATGGGAGATATAGAAGAAGCGATCGCGGATTATGACCAAGCCATCCAGCGCGATCCTAACAATGCAGCAGCTTACTACAATCGGGCAATTGCCCGTCATTTAATTGGTAATCCTCAAGCAGCAATTGATGACTATAGTGAGGCAATATCTATTTCTCCCAAATTTGCCAAAGCTTTCGGAAATCGGGGGTTAATTCGCTACGAAACAGGCGATGCAAGAGGCGCAATTCAAGATTTACAAGCAGCAGCAGAACTTTTTAGCGATCAAGGTATGACTGCTGATTATCAAAAAGCATTGCAATTGCTACGACAATTACGATAG
- the ribBA gene encoding bifunctional 3,4-dihydroxy-2-butanone-4-phosphate synthase/GTP cyclohydrolase II produces MELPQSQDAKHRAASNQTFKFDSIDAALADLKAGRMVVVVDDESRENEGDLICAAQFATPDTINFMAVYARGLICLALTGDRLDELDLPLMVSNNTDSNQTAFTISIDASPTMGVRTGISAEDRALTIQVAINPATSPQDLRRPGHIFPLRAREGGVLKRAGHTEAGVDLPKLAGLYPAGVICEIQNPDGSMARLPELIEYSKMHNLKIISIADLISYRLNHERFVCRETIAELPTQFGNFQIYAYRNTLDQSETVAIVKGNPADFNDKKVMVRMHSECLTGDALGSLRCDCRMQLQAALKMIENAGSGVVVYLRQEGRGIGLINKLKAYSLQDMGLDTVEANERLGFPADLRNYGVGAQILNDLGITKICLITNNPRKIAGLKGYGLEVVDRVPLLIEANDYNSIYLATKAQKLGHMLLQTYLVTVALHWQDEPQVTERYERLDKLRHLARSHDLLLQEETRPVAIALFGKPSLTVHLGFDQPHLAASDWYQDNGHPYVKAIAQILDALLQWQHLEGLEFMISTGLDPLTGLQIHLDRQTFPIGTLPSSVCDNLETQKIYSFQGF; encoded by the coding sequence GTGGAATTGCCTCAAAGCCAAGATGCGAAGCATCGCGCTGCTTCAAACCAAACGTTTAAATTTGACTCGATTGATGCTGCCTTAGCAGACCTCAAGGCTGGGCGGATGGTCGTGGTAGTGGATGATGAGAGTCGGGAAAACGAAGGTGATTTGATTTGTGCGGCGCAGTTCGCCACGCCGGACACAATCAATTTCATGGCGGTGTATGCGCGGGGTCTGATTTGTCTGGCGCTGACAGGCGATCGCTTGGATGAACTCGATCTGCCCTTGATGGTTAGCAACAACACCGACAGCAACCAAACCGCCTTCACCATCAGCATCGATGCCTCCCCTACTATGGGTGTACGCACAGGAATTTCTGCTGAAGATAGGGCGCTGACGATCCAGGTAGCTATCAATCCCGCAACATCCCCACAAGACTTGCGCCGTCCGGGTCACATATTCCCTCTACGGGCGCGGGAAGGTGGCGTTTTGAAACGGGCGGGTCATACAGAAGCCGGGGTTGACTTGCCAAAATTGGCAGGATTATATCCAGCTGGGGTGATCTGCGAAATTCAAAATCCCGATGGTTCGATGGCGCGGTTGCCGGAGTTAATAGAATACTCCAAGATGCACAATCTGAAAATTATCAGTATTGCTGACTTAATTAGTTACCGCCTCAATCACGAAAGATTCGTCTGTCGAGAAACAATTGCCGAATTGCCTACTCAGTTTGGCAATTTCCAAATTTACGCTTACCGTAACACCCTAGATCAATCAGAAACAGTTGCTATTGTTAAGGGCAACCCAGCTGATTTTAATGACAAAAAGGTGATGGTGCGGATGCACTCGGAATGTCTGACTGGTGATGCTTTGGGTTCTCTGCGTTGCGACTGCCGAATGCAGCTGCAAGCGGCGCTGAAAATGATTGAAAATGCCGGATCAGGCGTTGTGGTTTATCTGCGGCAAGAAGGGCGGGGAATTGGTCTAATTAATAAGTTGAAAGCCTATTCTTTGCAAGATATGGGGCTGGATACTGTAGAAGCAAATGAGCGATTGGGATTTCCTGCCGATTTGCGGAATTATGGGGTAGGAGCGCAAATTCTCAACGATTTAGGTATAACAAAAATTTGCTTGATTACTAATAATCCCCGCAAAATTGCTGGGTTGAAAGGGTACGGTTTGGAGGTGGTAGATCGGGTGCCGTTGTTAATTGAGGCAAATGATTATAATTCGATCTATCTAGCGACAAAAGCCCAAAAGTTGGGTCATATGCTGTTGCAGACGTATTTAGTTACGGTAGCGCTGCACTGGCAGGATGAACCGCAGGTAACGGAACGCTACGAAAGATTGGATAAACTGCGGCATTTGGCAAGAAGTCACGATTTGTTGTTGCAGGAAGAAACGAGACCTGTAGCGATCGCGCTTTTCGGGAAACCATCGCTAACTGTTCACTTGGGTTTTGACCAACCGCATCTGGCAGCATCCGATTGGTATCAGGACAATGGTCATCCTTATGTGAAAGCGATCGCGCAAATTCTCGATGCTTTATTGCAATGGCAGCATTTGGAAGGACTGGAATTTATGATTTCAACTGGTTTAGACCCGCTGACAGGGTTACAAATACACCTAGATCGGCAAACCTTCCCTATAGGTACTCTACCTTCCTCTGTTTGTGACAACTTAGAAACTCAAAAAATCTACAGTTTTCAGGGATTTTAG
- a CDS encoding helix-turn-helix domain-containing protein yields MAPELEKFGEQVRQLRKALGLSQEDLAELTDLHRTYIGGIERGERNVALINIVRLAKALNVSPSELLKGIE; encoded by the coding sequence GTGGCACCTGAGCTTGAAAAATTTGGCGAACAAGTCCGACAACTGAGAAAAGCACTAGGGCTTTCTCAGGAAGATTTGGCAGAACTGACAGATTTACACCGCACCTATATTGGCGGAATTGAGCGCGGTGAAAGAAACGTTGCCTTAATCAATATTGTCCGCTTAGCAAAAGCCTTAAATGTGTCACCGAGTGAACTATTAAAAGGAATTGAATGA
- the argC gene encoding N-acetyl-gamma-glutamyl-phosphate reductase has translation MGELGRVPVGIVGASGYGGVQLVRLLKEHPGVELVYLGGESSAGKPFSDLYPHLGHCVDLNIEPLDLDTIASRCKVVFLSLPNGLAYQMAPALVAKGCKVLDLSADYRFFDLETYQSWYGGDRADREIAATAAYGLPELYRDRIAEASLIGCAGCYPTASLLALSPLLKQGLILSETAIIDAKSGTSGGGRQAKTNLLLAEADNSLGPYGVGGRHRHTPEIEQVCSDLAGHEVRVQFTPHLIPMVRGILATVYATLRDPGLVREDLLTIYKAFYRSSPFVKMLPGGTYPQTKWACGTNLCYIGIEVDPRTDRVIVMSAIDNLVKGQAGQALQCLNLMMGWEETLGLPTMGFYP, from the coding sequence ATGGGTGAATTAGGACGTGTGCCAGTTGGAATTGTTGGCGCGTCGGGCTATGGTGGTGTGCAACTGGTCAGACTCTTGAAGGAGCATCCGGGAGTCGAACTGGTTTACTTAGGTGGCGAAAGTAGTGCCGGAAAGCCATTTTCCGACCTCTACCCGCATCTAGGTCATTGCGTTGACTTAAACATAGAACCCCTGGATTTAGACACCATTGCCAGTCGCTGTAAAGTCGTTTTTCTCTCCTTGCCGAATGGGCTTGCCTATCAGATGGCACCAGCATTGGTGGCGAAGGGGTGCAAAGTGCTGGATTTATCGGCTGACTACCGATTTTTTGACTTGGAAACATACCAATCCTGGTATGGTGGCGATCGCGCAGATCGAGAAATTGCTGCCACAGCAGCTTATGGCTTACCGGAACTATACCGCGATCGCATTGCCGAAGCCTCGCTAATAGGTTGTGCTGGTTGCTACCCTACCGCGAGTCTCCTGGCACTCTCACCACTCTTAAAGCAAGGATTAATCTTGTCAGAAACCGCCATTATCGATGCCAAATCCGGCACATCTGGCGGCGGACGGCAAGCAAAAACCAATCTGTTACTAGCTGAGGCTGACAACTCGCTTGGCCCTTACGGAGTCGGCGGAAGGCACCGCCATACCCCAGAAATTGAGCAAGTTTGTAGCGATTTGGCTGGACACGAAGTCAGAGTACAATTTACCCCGCACCTGATCCCGATGGTGCGCGGAATTTTAGCCACCGTTTACGCCACCCTGCGCGATCCCGGACTGGTGCGAGAAGATTTACTGACCATTTACAAAGCCTTCTACCGCTCATCTCCTTTCGTCAAAATGTTACCAGGCGGCACTTACCCACAAACAAAGTGGGCTTGCGGTACCAATTTATGCTATATCGGCATCGAAGTTGATCCCCGCACCGACCGCGTAATAGTTATGTCAGCAATTGACAACTTAGTCAAAGGGCAAGCAGGTCAAGCCCTCCAGTGTCTCAACCTAATGATGGGTTGGGAAGAAACACTTGGGTTGCCAACTATGGGCTTTTACCCATGA
- the eno gene encoding phosphopyruvate hydratase → MMNTPDTAIDAIVAREILDSRGRPTVEAEVYLINGAVGLAQVPSGASTGTFEAHELRDDDKSRYGGKGVLTAVKNVEEKIAPELMELDALDQVLIDTTMIQIDGSENKSNLGANAILAVSLANAKAAAATLELPLYRYLGGPLSNVLPVPLMNVINGGAHADNNVDFQEFMIVPIGATSFREALRWGAEVFAALAKVLKDKNLLTGVGDEGGFAPNLESNQAALELLVAAIEKAGYKPGEQVALALDVAASEFYKDGQYVYDGASHSPADFIEYMAKLAGQYPIISIEDGLHEEDWESWKLLTQKVGASVQLVGDDLFVTNPIRLQKGIEQAAANSILIKLNQIGSLTETLATIDLATRNGFRSIISHRSGETEDTTIADLAVATRAGQIKTGSLCRSERVAKYNRLLRIEDELGDRATYAATVGMGPTI, encoded by the coding sequence ATGATGAACACGCCAGATACAGCCATTGACGCTATTGTGGCTCGTGAAATTCTCGACTCTCGCGGTCGTCCGACAGTGGAAGCAGAAGTTTATCTGATCAACGGTGCGGTGGGGCTGGCTCAGGTTCCCAGTGGAGCATCTACAGGGACTTTTGAGGCACACGAACTGCGGGATGATGATAAAAGCCGCTACGGTGGGAAAGGTGTCCTCACGGCGGTGAAGAATGTTGAGGAGAAAATCGCGCCTGAATTAATGGAGTTGGACGCGCTGGATCAGGTGTTGATTGATACCACGATGATTCAAATCGATGGCTCGGAAAATAAATCGAACCTGGGCGCAAATGCTATTCTTGCCGTCTCGCTGGCAAATGCTAAAGCTGCTGCTGCGACTCTAGAATTGCCTCTTTATCGCTATTTGGGGGGGCCGTTGTCGAATGTGTTGCCAGTACCGTTGATGAATGTGATTAACGGTGGTGCTCACGCTGATAATAATGTGGATTTCCAAGAGTTCATGATTGTGCCTATTGGGGCAACTTCTTTCCGAGAAGCACTGCGTTGGGGTGCTGAAGTGTTTGCGGCTTTAGCTAAGGTGTTGAAGGATAAGAATTTGCTAACAGGCGTAGGGGATGAAGGCGGTTTTGCGCCAAATTTAGAGTCGAATCAAGCGGCTTTAGAATTGTTAGTGGCGGCGATAGAGAAGGCTGGTTATAAGCCAGGAGAACAAGTTGCTTTGGCTCTGGATGTTGCCGCTAGCGAGTTCTACAAAGATGGTCAGTATGTTTACGATGGAGCATCCCATTCGCCTGCTGATTTTATTGAGTATATGGCGAAGTTAGCCGGGCAATATCCGATTATTTCCATTGAGGATGGTTTGCACGAGGAAGACTGGGAAAGTTGGAAACTTTTGACGCAGAAAGTGGGCGCATCTGTGCAACTTGTTGGTGACGATTTATTTGTTACCAACCCGATTCGATTACAAAAAGGAATTGAACAGGCAGCTGCTAATTCAATCCTGATTAAACTTAATCAAATTGGTTCTCTAACGGAAACTTTGGCAACTATCGACCTAGCTACCCGGAATGGTTTCCGGTCGATTATCAGCCATCGTTCCGGCGAAACTGAAGACACGACAATTGCCGATTTAGCCGTAGCAACTCGCGCAGGTCAAATCAAAACTGGTTCTCTGTGCCGCAGCGAACGGGTAGCGAAATATAACCGCTTGCTGCGAATTGAAGATGAATTGGGCGATCGCGCAACTTATGCCGCTACTGTAGGTATGGGGCCAACAATTTAG
- the gloA gene encoding lactoylglutathione lyase — protein sequence MRMLHTMLRVGNLEESLKFYCELLDMKLLRQKDYPGGEFTLAFVGYGDESDHTVLELTYNWGKEQYDLGDAYGHIAIGVDDIYATCNEIKARGGKVSREPGPMKHGSTVIAFVEDPNGYKVELIQLGTQGAQKQEAAEAASR from the coding sequence ATGCGAATGCTACACACCATGCTGAGAGTCGGCAACTTAGAAGAGTCTTTGAAATTTTACTGCGAACTGCTGGACATGAAGTTGCTGCGCCAAAAAGATTATCCTGGCGGCGAATTTACCCTGGCTTTTGTGGGTTATGGCGATGAGTCTGACCACACGGTGTTAGAACTAACCTACAACTGGGGCAAAGAACAGTACGATTTGGGAGATGCCTACGGTCACATTGCTATTGGTGTTGATGATATTTACGCCACCTGTAATGAAATAAAGGCGCGTGGCGGCAAAGTCTCGCGGGAACCAGGGCCCATGAAGCACGGTTCGACGGTGATAGCGTTTGTGGAAGACCCGAATGGATACAAGGTGGAGTTGATTCAACTGGGGACTCAGGGTGCCCAAAAGCAGGAAGCGGCTGAAGCAGCAAGTCGCTAG
- the tkt gene encoding transketolase translates to MVVATQSLEELCINSIRFLAIDAVEKAKSGHPGLPMGAAPMAFVLWDRFMRCNPKNPKWFNRDRFVLSAGHGSMLQYALLYLAGYDSVTLEDIKEFRQWESRTPGHPENFMTPGVEVTTGPLGQGISNAVGLAIAEAHLAAKFNKPDSTIVDHYTYVILGDGCNMEGVSGEACSLAGHLGLGKLIALYDDNHISIDGSTDLAFTEDVGKRFEAYGWHVLTVEDGNTDLEAIHKAIEAAKAVTDKPSMIKVRTTIGYGSPNKANTAGVHGSALGGSEVTATREKLGWEYEPFQVPEDALNHWRKAVERGAKYEEEWNKNFADYKAKYGAEAAQLEQMLSGKLAEGWEKVLPTYTPEDKADSTRNQSGKCLNALADVVPGLLGGSADLAHSCMTLLKSSGDFQPGHYENRNIRFGVREHGMGAICNGIALHGSGLIPYGATFLVFADYMRAAIRISALSHAGAIWVMTHDSIQLGEDGPTHQPVETIASLRAIPQLTVIRPADGNETSGSYKVAIEAANQNRPTLLALSRLAQPNLPGTSIEGVAKGAYTLSDSDGTPDIILMGTGSELQLCAGAADKLRGEGKKVRVVSIPSWELFDAQDAAYRESVLPKGVTKRLAVEAASSFGWCRYIGSEGAMISVDRFGVSAPGPVALEKFGFTVDNVVAKAKELLG, encoded by the coding sequence ATGGTTGTTGCAACCCAATCACTCGAAGAACTTTGTATTAATTCCATCCGCTTTCTGGCGATTGATGCCGTAGAGAAGGCAAAATCAGGCCATCCAGGGCTACCAATGGGCGCTGCACCGATGGCATTTGTGCTTTGGGATCGCTTTATGCGGTGTAACCCGAAAAACCCCAAGTGGTTTAACCGCGATCGCTTTGTCCTCTCCGCTGGACATGGCTCAATGTTACAGTATGCCCTGCTGTATCTAGCTGGCTACGACAGCGTGACGCTGGAAGACATCAAGGAGTTCCGTCAGTGGGAATCAAGAACCCCAGGACACCCGGAAAACTTCATGACACCTGGAGTGGAAGTCACGACGGGGCCATTAGGACAAGGTATTTCTAACGCTGTAGGCTTAGCGATCGCTGAAGCTCACCTAGCAGCTAAGTTTAACAAGCCCGATAGCACCATCGTAGACCACTATACCTATGTAATTTTAGGTGATGGTTGCAACATGGAAGGTGTTTCCGGCGAAGCTTGTTCCTTGGCGGGACACTTGGGTTTGGGTAAACTCATTGCTCTGTACGACGACAACCACATTTCCATCGATGGCTCCACTGACCTAGCTTTCACCGAAGATGTCGGTAAGCGCTTTGAAGCTTACGGTTGGCACGTTCTGACTGTAGAAGACGGCAATACCGACCTAGAGGCAATTCACAAAGCAATTGAAGCAGCAAAAGCTGTCACAGATAAGCCCTCAATGATCAAAGTCCGCACCACCATTGGTTACGGCTCCCCCAATAAAGCCAATACCGCAGGTGTCCACGGTTCCGCATTGGGTGGCTCAGAAGTAACTGCAACCCGTGAAAAACTCGGTTGGGAATACGAGCCTTTTCAGGTTCCAGAAGATGCCCTCAACCATTGGCGCAAAGCCGTTGAACGCGGTGCTAAGTACGAGGAAGAGTGGAATAAGAACTTCGCCGATTACAAAGCCAAGTATGGTGCCGAAGCAGCCCAACTAGAACAAATGCTCAGCGGCAAACTGGCAGAAGGTTGGGAGAAGGTACTACCTACCTACACCCCAGAAGATAAGGCAGATTCCACCCGCAATCAGTCTGGTAAGTGCCTCAACGCCTTGGCTGATGTTGTCCCCGGATTACTTGGCGGTTCTGCTGACTTAGCTCACTCCTGCATGACCTTGCTCAAGTCTTCCGGCGACTTCCAGCCCGGTCATTACGAAAATCGCAACATCCGCTTTGGTGTCCGCGAACACGGCATGGGAGCGATTTGTAACGGCATTGCGCTACATGGTTCCGGATTAATCCCTTACGGTGCCACCTTCTTAGTTTTTGCTGACTATATGCGGGCGGCGATTCGTATTTCAGCATTGTCCCACGCAGGTGCTATCTGGGTGATGACCCACGACTCCATCCAGCTAGGTGAAGATGGCCCCACCCACCAACCAGTTGAAACCATCGCATCTCTGCGGGCAATTCCCCAGCTAACAGTGATTCGTCCCGCTGATGGTAACGAAACCTCTGGTTCTTATAAGGTAGCGATTGAAGCTGCTAACCAAAATCGCCCGACGTTGCTGGCGCTGTCTCGTCTAGCACAGCCCAACTTGCCTGGCACTTCTATTGAAGGCGTGGCTAAGGGTGCTTACACCCTCTCTGACAGCGATGGTACTCCTGACATCATCCTGATGGGTACAGGTAGCGAACTTCAACTCTGCGCTGGTGCAGCCGACAAGCTGCGCGGTGAAGGCAAGAAAGTCCGCGTCGTCTCCATACCTAGCTGGGAACTGTTCGACGCGCAGGATGCGGCTTACCGCGAGTCTGTGTTACCTAAAGGTGTCACTAAGCGCTTAGCTGTGGAAGCAGCTTCTAGCTTCGGCTGGTGCCGTTACATTGGCAGTGAAGGCGCGATGATCAGCGTTGACCGTTTTGGCGTTTCCGCCCCCGGCCCCGTGGCTCTAGAGAAGTTTGGCTTCACTGTTGACAACGTAGTTGCCAAGGCTAAAGAATTGCTCGGTTAA
- the fabF gene encoding beta-ketoacyl-ACP synthase II: MTNFECKRVVVTGLGAITPIGNNLADYWAGLLSGRNGIAPITLFDPSKHDCRFAGEVKGFDPHEYLDRKEAKRMDRFAQFAVSASKQAIADAKFVINDLNAEQVGIIIGTGIGGIKVLEDQQEVYLNRGPDRCSAFMIPMMIANMAAGLTAIHTGAKGPNNCTVTACAAGSNAVGDAFRLIQRGYAQAMICGGTEAAVTPLSFAGFCALRALSTRNDDPQTASRPFDRDRDGFVMGEGSGILILEELEHALSRGARIYAEVVGYGMTCDAYHMTAPVPGGEGAFRAMQMALKDASLTPDLVSYINAHGTSTQANDVTETAAIKKALGDSAYKVAISSTKSMTGHLLGGSGGIEAVATVMAIANDQIPPTINLENPDEGCDLDYVPHTSRSSKVDVALSNSFGFGGHNVTLAFKKYV; this comes from the coding sequence ATGACAAATTTTGAATGCAAGCGGGTTGTTGTAACAGGTCTCGGCGCGATTACACCGATTGGCAACAATTTGGCTGATTATTGGGCAGGGTTGTTGAGCGGTCGCAATGGAATAGCCCCGATAACCTTGTTCGATCCATCCAAGCACGATTGTCGCTTTGCTGGGGAGGTAAAAGGATTCGACCCCCACGAGTACCTGGATCGTAAGGAAGCTAAGCGGATGGATCGATTTGCCCAGTTTGCGGTTAGTGCCAGCAAACAAGCGATCGCAGACGCTAAATTTGTCATCAACGATCTGAATGCAGAACAAGTGGGCATCATCATTGGTACGGGCATTGGCGGTATCAAGGTACTCGAAGACCAGCAAGAAGTCTACCTGAATCGCGGCCCGGATCGGTGTAGTGCGTTTATGATTCCCATGATGATCGCCAACATGGCAGCTGGGTTAACAGCAATTCACACGGGCGCCAAAGGGCCAAACAACTGCACGGTGACAGCTTGTGCCGCAGGTTCTAATGCGGTAGGAGATGCTTTTCGCTTGATTCAGCGAGGATATGCTCAGGCGATGATCTGCGGTGGGACAGAAGCGGCGGTAACGCCTTTGTCGTTTGCTGGATTTTGTGCGTTGCGGGCGCTTTCAACGCGCAATGATGACCCGCAAACAGCTTCTCGTCCGTTCGATCGCGATCGCGATGGCTTCGTCATGGGCGAAGGCTCTGGCATTCTAATTCTAGAAGAATTAGAACACGCCCTCAGTCGGGGAGCCAGAATTTATGCCGAAGTTGTCGGTTACGGCATGACTTGCGATGCCTATCACATGACAGCACCAGTTCCCGGTGGCGAAGGTGCCTTCAGAGCTATGCAAATGGCTTTAAAGGATGCCTCCTTAACTCCCGATCTGGTAAGCTACATCAACGCCCACGGCACCAGTACCCAGGCGAATGATGTCACGGAAACAGCCGCGATTAAAAAAGCTTTGGGCGACAGTGCCTACAAAGTAGCAATTAGCTCCACCAAGTCCATGACTGGTCATCTTTTAGGCGGAAGCGGTGGTATTGAAGCGGTCGCTACGGTGATGGCAATTGCCAATGACCAAATTCCACCCACAATCAACTTAGAAAATCCCGATGAGGGGTGCGATCTGGATTATGTCCCCCACACAAGTCGCTCTTCAAAAGTAGACGTAGCACTTTCAAATTCTTTCGGATTTGGCGGTCACAACGTAACCTTAGCATTTAAAAAGTACGTCTAG
- the acpP gene encoding acyl carrier protein, with amino-acid sequence MSQEEIFARVKKIVAEQLEVEPDQVVPQANFANDLGADSLDTVELVMALEEEFDIEIPDEAAEQIATVQAVVDYINNKVTASA; translated from the coding sequence ATGAGCCAAGAGGAAATTTTTGCAAGAGTCAAGAAGATTGTGGCGGAACAACTAGAGGTTGAACCCGATCAAGTAGTGCCGCAAGCGAACTTTGCTAACGATCTGGGAGCGGATTCCCTGGATACGGTTGAACTCGTCATGGCCCTAGAAGAAGAGTTTGATATCGAAATTCCAGACGAAGCAGCTGAACAGATTGCCACTGTTCAAGCCGTTGTGGACTACATCAACAACAAAGTCACGGCTTCGGCATAA